A region from the Vulpes lagopus strain Blue_001 chromosome 5, ASM1834538v1, whole genome shotgun sequence genome encodes:
- the KCNMB4 gene encoding calcium-activated potassium channel subunit beta-4 isoform X3, producing MAKLRVAYEYTEAEDKSIRLGLFLIISGVVSLFIFGFCWLSPALQDLQATAANCTVLSVQQLGELFECTFTCGADCRGTALYPCVQVYVNNSESHSRALLHSDEHQLLANPKKVISCMFRRQVLQTTAKVIWVIMILEIGKCCFCQRKTKKGQNCMKFLQGEHSLSSDQRRRV from the exons atGGCGAAGCTGCGGGTGGCGTACGAGTACACGGAAGCCGAGGACAAGAGCATCCGGCTCGGCCTGTTTCTCATCATCTCGGGCGTCGTGTCGCTCTTCATCTTCGGCTTCTGCTGGCTCAGCCCCGCGCTGCAGGACCTGCAGGCCACGGCGGCCAACTGCACGGTGCTGTCGGTGCAGCAGCTCGGCGAGCTCTTCGAGTGCACCTTCACCTGTGGCGCCGACTGCAGGGGCACCGCGCTCTACCCCTGCGTGCAGGTCTACGTGAACAACTCCGAGTCCCACTCCAGGGCGCTGCTGCACAGCGACGAGCACCAGCTGCTCGCCAACCCCAAG AAAGTGATTTCGTGCATGTTTAGGCGGCAAGTGCTACAGACAACAGCGAAGGTTatttgggtgataatgatattAGAAATTGGGAAATGCTGCTTTTGccaaagaaagaccaaaaaaggTCAGAACTGTATGAAGTTTCTCCAAGGGGAGCACTCACTGTCCTCTGACCAAAGACGTCGTGTCTAA